In Gemmatimonadota bacterium, the genomic window GGGACTTAACCCAACATCTCACGACACGAGCTGACGACAGCCATGCAGCACCTGTCACCCGGTTCCCGAAGGCACCAAGTCATCTCTGACAAGTTCCGAGGATGTCAAGGGTAGGTAAGGTTCTTCGCGTTGCATCGAATTAAACCACATGCTCCACCGCTTGTGCGGGTCCCCGTCAATTCCTTTGAGTTTCAACCTTGCGGCCGTACTCCCCAGGCGGAGAACTTAACGCGTTAGCTCCGACACCGAGAGGCAGACCCTCCCGACATCAAGTTCTCATCGTTTACGGCGTGGACTACCAGGGTATCTAATCCTGTTTGCTCCCCACGCTTTCGCGCTTCAGCGTCAGATAAGGCCCAGCGAGCCGCCTTCGCCGCAGATGTTCTTCCCGATATCTACGCATTCCACCGCTACACCGGGAATTCCGCTCGCCTCTACCTTTCTCTAGCCATGCAGTATCGGGTGCAGTGCACGGGGTTGAGCCCCGGCATTTCACACCCGACTTACGAGGCCGCCTACGCGCCCTTTACGCCCAGTAATTCCGAACAACGCTCGCTCCCTCCGTATTACCGCGGCTGCTGGCACGGAGTTAGCCGGAGCTTCCTCTGGTGGTACCGTCAAACCCGCCTACTATTCGTATACGGGCTTTCGTCCCACCTAACAGGGGTTTACACTCCGAGAAGCTTCATCCCCCACGCGGCGTCGCTGGGTCAGGCTTTCGCCCATTGCCCAAATTTCTAGACTGCTGGCTCCCGTAGGAGACTGGGCCTTATCTCAATCCCAGTGTGGCCGATCACCCTCTCAGGTCGGCTATCAATCGTCGCCTTGGTAGGCCGTTACCCTACCAACTAGCTAATTGAGCGCGGGGCCATCCACAAGCGGTAGCTTCCAAGGAGAGGCCACCTTTAGTTGTCATACCATGCGGACTGACAACCACATTCGGTATTAGCCCGCCGTTAGGCGGGTTGTTCCCAGCTTGAGGGCAGGTTCCCCACGTGTTACTCACCCGTCCGCCACTGTACTCACGTTCCGAAGAACGCTTTCTCGTTCGACTTGCATGACTAAGACACGCCGCCAGCGTTAGTTCTGAGCCAGGATCAAACTCTCCGTGAAAAAAATGAGAGAGCCCATATTATGGGCTTTTTTTGCAAATTACTGAAATTCTCAAGAAACCTTGAGAACCTACCAAGCTTTTGAATAACACATGCACGTTATTTGATTTTCAAAGAACAAAATAGGCACTCTTGACTTACAAAGTGCCGGTAAGGAGTAAATCTATCAAATCGACATTTGCAAGTCAAGCAAAATTCTGCACCATTTTGGGTGCAGAGCGCGAAATATATAAAATAGAACCTCAAATGTCAAATCTTTTCAGAAAAATTCTCCTCTCACACGACCTTCTTCAACATCTGCTTCGCCATCAAACTGCCTCAAGTAGCGCACTGCCCGCTCCATATCTTTCTTTACCCATGCATCGGGTTCAGACGCCATAGCGCGTTCAAGTGCTAAAATGGCTTCCGGCTCTTCAATTTGCATCAATGCCCAGGCAACAATCTGGCGCACATCCCGATCTTTGTCTCCAAGCATTCGGATCAGATCGCGCAATGCCTCCTTCGCCCGCAACATTCCCAATGCCCAGGCGGCCTTTGTGCGCACAGGTGCGGCAGAGTCGCGCAAAGCAGCGCGCAAATGGGGAACAGCTTCAAAAACGCGCTGTGCGCCCAAAAAGGCAGCCGCATCAATGCGCTGATCAACCGTCCCCGATCGCAATTGCTGAACATAATCGCCATGTGGCGAGCTACAGCCACATAAAAAAAGCAAAAGTGCTGGCAGTATTTTCTTTAACTGATACATGCTTTCAGGGCTTCGTAATTGGTCTTTATAGTCCTGTCAATATCCGCGTCAGAATGGGCCAGAGAGACAAACGCAGCCTCAAACTGCGACGGAGCCAGATAAACACCTCGATTGAGCATCTCCCGAAAATACCGGGCGAACAGATCCTGATCACACGCATTGGCAGCATCGAATGACGTCACAGGTACTTCCGTAAAAAACAAGGTCATAATCGAACCCACCCGATTGGTCTGATATTTCAACCCCAGAGCTTTTAAATTTTCCAAAATACCTGTCTCCAGAGCCTGTACCCTTGCCTCCAGCACCTCATAAACACCCGGTTCTCGCAGGCGTTTGAGTGTCTCATATCCCGCTGTCATAGCCAGGGGATTGCCCGACAATGTGCCGGCCTGCGACACCATTTTACCCAGCGGTGAAATATCTGACATAATTTCTCGCCTACCGCCAAAAGCACCAACGGGCAGCCCACCGCCGATAATCTTCCCCAAAGTCGTCAAATCAGGCGTCACCCCATAAAGCTCCTGCGCCCCCCCCTGACTGACGCGGAACCCGGTGATGACCTCATCGAAAATCAGCACAATACCCATTTCTGCCGTTATATCTCTCAACCCCTGCAAAAAACCCGGCGCTGGCGGAATCACTCCCATATTGCCGGCCACAGGCTCAACAATAACAGCCGCGATCTCATCCCTATTTTCCACAACGGCTTTTTCTACGGCCTCCAGATCATTAAAAGGCACTGTAATCGAATCCGCTGCGGTTCCAGGCGTAACCCCCGGGCTGCTCGGCGCGCCCATCGTGAGAGCAGAAGACCCCGCCTGAATCAGAAAACTATCGGCATGCCCGTGCCAGCACCCCTCAAATTTGACAATTTTGTTTCGCCCCGTGTGCCCGCGAGCCAGCCGAATAGCCGACATCGTGGCTTCGGTACCCGAATTTACCATCCGCACCATTTCCACACTCGGCACCATTTCAGTGACCAATTGGGCCATCTTCACTTCGATTTCTGTCGGCGCGCCAAAACTCGTCCCCCCAGCGGCCGCTGTATTGACAGCCGCGACAATTTCCGGATGTGCATGACCCAAAATAAGCGGTCCCCAGGACCCCACAAAATCGATATAAGATCTCCCATCGGCATCGACAATTCGCGCCCCCTCTCCTTTCACAATAAAGAGCGGGTCACCACCTACGGGACCAAATGCTCTTGCAGGACTATTTACACCTCCGGGAATCACCTGTTGTGCTGCGTCAAATAGCGTTTTTGAACGCGTATTCAAATTACACCTCCGTGAAAAGACAAATGGAATATTGTGACAACATCTTAATTACACCTCTCACTGTATCCTGTCAAGCTAATTCCTCCGCTTGCAAAACACGACCACAATCCGTATATTATTTGCACAGCGGCAGTAGCTCAATTGGACAGAGCATCTGGCTTCGGACCAGAGGGTTGGGGGTTCGAGTCCTCTCTGCCGCACTTTATTTTTCAGGCACTTAAATTTTAAGTGCCTGAATTTTTTTCATTTTTTATTATGACGTCAATGAGCGATACAATCACCATCAGAGGTGCGCGTCAGCACAACCTCAAAAACATCGACCTGGACATCCCGCGCAACTGCCTCGTCGTCATCACCGGACCCTCAGGATCGGGCAAATCGTCCCTGGCCTTCGACACGATCTACGCCGAAGGACAACGCCGTTATGTGGAATCGCTATCCGCCTATGCGCGGCAATTTCTCGATCTCATGGACAAACCCGATGCCGACAGCATAGAAGGACTCTCGCCCGCTGTGGCAATTCAACAACGCGGCATCCCCCGCACACCGCGTTCAACAGTGGGCACCATAACCGAAGTCTATGACTATTTGCGTCTCTTATTTGCCAGAATAGGCACGCCGCATTGTCCGATATGCAGCCAGCCCATTGTGCGCCAGAGCGTCGCGCAAATTGTCGATCGCGTACTCGCACTACCCGAAGGACAACGCCTTCAGATCCTCGCGCCTCTGATCCGCAATGCCAAAGGCACCCACCTGAGTGTTTTTAACCAGTTGCGCAAAGAAGGCTATCTCAGGGTGCGCGTCAATGGCGAAGTCGCGTCACTCGACAGCGACATCAACCTCGATAAAAACACAGCGCACAACATCGAAGCCGTCATCGACCGCCTCGTCGTGCGCGAAAACATGGCCGCGCGCCTCGCAGACTCACTCGAAACAGCCCTCGACCTGGCCAACGGCACAGCCACACTCGACATTATTGACGATGAGGAATGGACATTCTCCACGCGCTTTGCCTGCACAGAAGGCCACTTTGAAATCGAAGAAATAGAACCCCGCCTCTTCACATTCAATAGCCCGCACGGCGCTTGCCCTACTTGCAGCGGTATGGGCACTGTTTTTGAAGTCGATCCCGACCTCGTCGTGCCCGATCCGTCAAAATCCATCCTCGAAGGCGCGATTGCCCCCTGGGGGATCCCCAAAGGCAAACGCCAGGCAGACCAACTTCAACGCCTATCGCGCAACCTCTCATTCGATCCCTCAATGCCCTTTTCCAAACTCTCCAAAACCGTCCAAAGAACAATCCTCAGAGGAAAAACTGGCGTCATACCCGACCTCCAGCACCAATACAAAACGGCTACATCCGACGAAGCGCGAGAAAAAATCGAGCGTTTTATGCGCGGGCAAACCTGCCCCGACTGCCAGGGTGCGTGCTTGCGCCCTGAGGCTCTTGCCGTCACAATTTCCAATTGTACAATCGCAGACATCGCCAGCAGGCCTATTGAAAAAATCAGGCAATTCTTCCAAACACTCGACCTCAAAAACAACGCGGCCGAGATCGCTGCCCCCCTCACACGCGAAATCGAAAACCGCCTCGCATTTCTCACGGATGTCGGCGTGGGATACCTCGCGCTCAACCGCAAAGCCGCAACACTTTCAGGAGGTGAATTTCAGCGCATTCGCCTCGCCACACAAATCGGAACCCGCCTCGTCGGTGTTCTCTACGTACTCGACGAACCCAGTATAGGCTTACACCCCCGCGACAACCGCAAACTCATCGACACCTTCTGCAACCTGCGCGATTTGGGCAACTCGGTCATCGTGGTCGAACACGACCGCGAAGCCATGCAAATGGCCGATCATCTCATCGACCTGGGCCCGAGCGCGGGTGAACGCGGCGGCAAAATTATCTCACAGGGACCACCAAAAACCGTGATCGCAGACGAAAATTCTCTCACCGGCAATTATCTCGCCGGTCGAAAAACCATCCCTCTCCCCCCCGACATTCGCCACCCCCGCGGGCATCTCTCAATCAGAGGCGCCAGCGGACACAACTTGCAAAACGTCAATATCGATATTCCCCTGGGCGTCTTTGTATGCGTCACCGGCGTATCTGGCTCGGGCAAAAGCTCGCTCATCAATCACACCCTGTATCCCGCGCTCGCCCGACAACTCCACCGCGCCAGCACAGAACCATTGCCTCATAAATCTATCGAAGGCGTTGAACAAATCGACAAAGTCATTCGCATAGACCAATCCCCAATCGGGCGCACCCCGCGATCAAATGCCGCCACATACACGGGACTCTTCACAGCCATACGCCAACTCTACGCCCAATTGCCCGAATCCAGAGTGCGCGGTTATGGCGCCGGGCGCTTCAGCTTCAACATCAAAGGCGGGCGCTGCGAAGCCTGCCAGGGCGATGGCGTGCGCCGCATTGAAATGCACTTCCTCCCTGACGTATTCGTCACCTGCGACGTATGCAGTGGCAGCCGATACAACCGAGAAACCCTCGAAATCCGATACAAAGGCAGTTCAATAGCCGATGTCTTAAACCTCACAGTAAATCGTGCCCGCACCTTCTTCCGCAACATCCCGGCGGCACAGCGACAACTCAAATCACTCGCCGACGTGGGCCTGGGTTATTTGCGCCTCGGTCAGCCAGCCACATCCCTCTCTGGCGGCGAGGCACAGCGCGTCAAACTCGCAACCGAACTTGCGCGAACCGCCACGGGCAAAACGCTTTATCTCCTCGACGAACCCACCACGGGATTGCACTTTGACGACATCCGCGTCCTCATCGAAGTCCTCGACCGCCTCGTTGACCGCGGCAACACGGTTCTCATCATAGAACACAACCTCGACGTCGTCAAACGCGCAGACTGGGTCATCGACCTCGGACCCGACGCAGGCGAAAAAGGCGGCAACATCGTCGCAACCGGCACGCCAGAGACCATCGCCCAAAATCCATCTTCCCACACAGGTCATTTCCTCAAAGAAATTTTAACCCCAAAAGCAACCACCGATGAACACGGATAAACACAGATGGTTGCGATGTTGCCCATCTCGAACATCTGCCTTGCCTAATGTCAGTTAAAAAATAAAAAAGCGCCCCATCACTTGCTGGGACGCTTCTTTTATTTTTTATATCTCCGTCACCTATTTCCGCTCATCGTATTGCCGCCTGTAATACTCTCGATACCCTGCGCTCTCTCGAATTTTTCGCCACCAATCTTCATTGCCCAAATACCATTCAACCGTCAGGCGCAATGACTCTTCAAAATTGTACTTTGGCTTCCACCCCAGCGCCATAATTTTCGACGCATTCAGAGAATACCGCATATCGTGTCCGGGCCGATCAGCCACATGCTGCATTAAATCTTTCGGCTTCTCCAAATACTCCAGAATCTTTTCCGCAACAGAAAGGCCATCCGCCTCATTCTCACCCCCCACATTATACGCCTCACCCTGCGCGCCCTTGTGCAGCACCAGATCAATCGCCTCGCAGTGATCCGTCACATAAAGATGATCGCGAATCGCCGTCCCTACGCCATACACCGGTAACGCAAGATCGTCCATCGCATTGGTAATATAAATAGGCACGCGCTTCTCGGGATATTGAAAACCTCCAATGTTATTGGACGCGCGCGTAATCACCACGGGCAAACCATACGTAATGGCAAACGCCCGCGCCATCATATCTCCAGACGCTTTCGCCACCGCATACGGATTGCGCGGCGCAATCGGTGCATCTTCAGTCCACGGATCTTCGTCCTCTCCCAAAGACCCATACACCTCATCTGTACTCACCTGCAAAAACCGCTCAACACCGCAATCTCGCGCTGCAGCGAGCAACGTGTACACACCCAGCGCATTGGACTTCATAAACTCCTCGGCACCCATAATG contains:
- a CDS encoding HEAT repeat domain-containing protein, whose protein sequence is MYQLKKILPALLLFLCGCSSPHGDYVQQLRSGTVDQRIDAAAFLGAQRVFEAVPHLRAALRDSAAPVRTKAAWALGMLRAKEALRDLIRMLGDKDRDVRQIVAWALMQIEEPEAILALERAMASEPDAWVKKDMERAVRYLRQFDGEADVEEGRVRGEFF
- the hemL gene encoding glutamate-1-semialdehyde 2,1-aminomutase; the protein is MNTRSKTLFDAAQQVIPGGVNSPARAFGPVGGDPLFIVKGEGARIVDADGRSYIDFVGSWGPLILGHAHPEIVAAVNTAAAGGTSFGAPTEIEVKMAQLVTEMVPSVEMVRMVNSGTEATMSAIRLARGHTGRNKIVKFEGCWHGHADSFLIQAGSSALTMGAPSSPGVTPGTAADSITVPFNDLEAVEKAVVENRDEIAAVIVEPVAGNMGVIPPAPGFLQGLRDITAEMGIVLIFDEVITGFRVSQGGAQELYGVTPDLTTLGKIIGGGLPVGAFGGRREIMSDISPLGKMVSQAGTLSGNPLAMTAGYETLKRLREPGVYEVLEARVQALETGILENLKALGLKYQTNRVGSIMTLFFTEVPVTSFDAANACDQDLFARYFREMLNRGVYLAPSQFEAAFVSLAHSDADIDRTIKTNYEALKACIS
- the uvrA gene encoding excinuclease ABC subunit UvrA, with protein sequence MSDTITIRGARQHNLKNIDLDIPRNCLVVITGPSGSGKSSLAFDTIYAEGQRRYVESLSAYARQFLDLMDKPDADSIEGLSPAVAIQQRGIPRTPRSTVGTITEVYDYLRLLFARIGTPHCPICSQPIVRQSVAQIVDRVLALPEGQRLQILAPLIRNAKGTHLSVFNQLRKEGYLRVRVNGEVASLDSDINLDKNTAHNIEAVIDRLVVRENMAARLADSLETALDLANGTATLDIIDDEEWTFSTRFACTEGHFEIEEIEPRLFTFNSPHGACPTCSGMGTVFEVDPDLVVPDPSKSILEGAIAPWGIPKGKRQADQLQRLSRNLSFDPSMPFSKLSKTVQRTILRGKTGVIPDLQHQYKTATSDEAREKIERFMRGQTCPDCQGACLRPEALAVTISNCTIADIASRPIEKIRQFFQTLDLKNNAAEIAAPLTREIENRLAFLTDVGVGYLALNRKAATLSGGEFQRIRLATQIGTRLVGVLYVLDEPSIGLHPRDNRKLIDTFCNLRDLGNSVIVVEHDREAMQMADHLIDLGPSAGERGGKIISQGPPKTVIADENSLTGNYLAGRKTIPLPPDIRHPRGHLSIRGASGHNLQNVNIDIPLGVFVCVTGVSGSGKSSLINHTLYPALARQLHRASTEPLPHKSIEGVEQIDKVIRIDQSPIGRTPRSNAATYTGLFTAIRQLYAQLPESRVRGYGAGRFSFNIKGGRCEACQGDGVRRIEMHFLPDVFVTCDVCSGSRYNRETLEIRYKGSSIADVLNLTVNRARTFFRNIPAAQRQLKSLADVGLGYLRLGQPATSLSGGEAQRVKLATELARTATGKTLYLLDEPTTGLHFDDIRVLIEVLDRLVDRGNTVLIIEHNLDVVKRADWVIDLGPDAGEKGGNIVATGTPETIAQNPSSHTGHFLKEILTPKATTDEHG
- the rfbB gene encoding dTDP-glucose 4,6-dehydratase; amino-acid sequence: MLITGGAGFIGSHFVRYVLDTYRDYRVINLDKLTYAGNLDNLLDVADSPRYEFVRGDICDAGLVNDLMQRVDLVVNFAAESHVDRSIMGAEEFMKSNALGVYTLLAAARDCGVERFLQVSTDEVYGSLGEDEDPWTEDAPIAPRNPYAVAKASGDMMARAFAITYGLPVVITRASNNIGGFQYPEKRVPIYITNAMDDLALPVYGVGTAIRDHLYVTDHCEAIDLVLHKGAQGEAYNVGGENEADGLSVAEKILEYLEKPKDLMQHVADRPGHDMRYSLNASKIMALGWKPKYNFEESLRLTVEWYLGNEDWWRKIRESAGYREYYRRQYDERK